In Drosophila willistoni isolate 14030-0811.24 chromosome XR unlocalized genomic scaffold, UCI_dwil_1.1 Seg41, whole genome shotgun sequence, the following are encoded in one genomic region:
- the LOC6643036 gene encoding DC-STAMP domain-containing protein 2 isoform X1 — translation MANDLKPLRDGYEVWPIKLIIRLILCGYLTGLMISFIWYQWHPRQKKRDLNQRWFLFIGLSVIFIALLYSRAVRCILTLAVPSLASSRGRALIIAFAFFVAAIGPTANILANLMVMLRSLACGQELLRQVLGQMLDVILEPIHAIQTAISLLLNEVRRVVKHVTEMLLRIQAYLMIIINTLKNCAAWLKSIVELCNTELGTPWQRCQRAADRAMIKCRQKLGIFRPLCYATKIYLAICYPAKIIDVFCSGFWDQSWELLDKIMARYHEFVHHIEQMFDVTITFEHDFYFETNASRNLSDVGEEIIEDIRQRLGPFVLLLGWLDLLCWLMLLTVFIKAIYFYARYMYSRKYQNKYITGSLYWIDRQRQRHGEPTVMPLKRLEKLKYIKINSCRLTRGECFLIAKNTFFMVITCVQLFTICFVDYSLFWLLATMSYYGHQQADLDVPAYIDLEIKGGGFIGDIMRGMANAFRPLTQRSTVTTQHCLPLPREPNYWRYWEILALCIVAWLIGIAEPYALRLRHVIMRCFYPERAHIRALYLHNKILTERVSFFKFARRKARAAFMYQDPEGSIGCLSWLNRFNCCGCCWCLACCFFCCGPRSDLCVVCAKTLSPSTCIRCDTKDCPGIYCHRCFSESNNKCCLCKRPIDYGDYSDFSEVQDSSNDSELESFGHREARLCYMRKIPIN, via the exons ATGGCTAACGATTTGAAACCGTTGCGCGATGGTTATGAAGTGTGGCCAATCAAATTGATTATTCGTCTGATCTTATGTGGCTATTTGACGGGCCTGATGATAAGTTTTATCTGGTATCAATGGCATCCCCGGCAAAAGAAACGTGATCTCAATCAACGTTGGTTTCTATTCATTGGTCTCAGTGTGATCTTTATAGCACTTCTCTACAGTCGAGCCGTGAG ATGCATATTGACCCTGGCCGTGCCCTCATTGGCCAGTTCACGTGGTCGTGCTCTGATCATTGCCTTTGCCTTCTTTGTGGCTGCCATTGGACCAACAGCAAATATTTTAGCCAATTTAATGGTTATGCTACGTAGTTTGGCCTGTGGCCAGGAATTATTGCGTCAGGTGTTGGGACAAATGTTGGATGTTATATTGGAACCGATTCATGCCATACAGACTGCCATTTCCCTGCTATTGAACGAAGTGCGACGAGTCGTTAAACATGTTACGGAAATGCTCCTACGAATTCAAGCCTATCTAATGATAATCA TTAATACCTTGAAAAATTGCGCTGCCTGGCTGAAATCAATTGTGGAACTTTGCAACACTGAATTGGGTACACCATGGCAACGTTGCCAGAGGGCAGCCGATCGTGCCATGATCAAATGTCGCCAGAAATTGggaatatttcgccccctttGCTATGCTACGAAAATCTATTTGGCCATCTGCTATCCAGCCAAAATAATTGATGTCTTCTGTTCGGGTTTCTGGGATCAAAGTTGGGAACTGCTAGACAAAATTATGGCAA gataCCATGAGTTTGTCCATCACATTGAGCAAATGTTCGATGTCACTATAACATTTGAACACGATTTCTATTTTGAAACAAATGCCAGCAGAAATCTATCCGATGTGGGTGAAGAGATCATTGAGGATATACGTCAACGCTTGGGACCATTTGTTTTACTCTTGGGTTGGCTGGATCTTCTTTGTTGGCTAATGCTACTCACCGTGTTCATtaa GGCCATATATTTCTATGCACGCTATATGTATAGTCGAAAATATcagaataaatatataactGGATCATTATATTGGATTGATAGGCAAAGGCAACGACATGGTGAGCCAACAGTTATGCCTCTCAAGCGtcttgaaaaattgaaatatatcaAG ATAAATAGTTGTCGTTTAACCCGCGGCGAGTGTTTTTTGATTGCCAAGAATACATTTTTTATGGTCATTACGTGTGTTCAACTTTTTACAATTTGCTTTGTGGATTATAGTCTATTTTGGCTTTTGGCCACAATGTCATATTATGGCCATCAACAGGCCGATTTGGATGTACCTGCCTATATAGATCTGGAGATAAAGGGTGGCGGTTTCATTGGTGATATAATGAGGGGAATGGCCAAtgcatttcgtcctttaacaCAACGAAGTACGGTGACCACTCAGCATTGTTTGCCCCTGCCTAGAGAACCAAATTACTGGAGATATTGGGAAATTCTGGCACTTTGTATTGTGGCCTGGTTAATTGGTATTGCTGAACCATATGCCCTGCGATTGCGTCATGTGATAATGCGTTGTTTCTATCCAGAACGAGCCCATATAAGGGCTCTCTatttgcataataaaatcCTAACGGAAAGAG TTAGTTTCTTTAAGTTCGCGCGACGCAAGGCCAGAGCAGCCTTTATGTATCAAGATCCCGAAGGATCTATTGGTTGTCTCAGTTGGTTAAATCG GTTCAATTGCTGCGGCTGTTGTTGGTGCTTAGCCTGTTGTTTCTTTTGCTGTGGTCCACGAAGTGATCTCTGTGTTGTTTGTGCGAAAACTTTAAGCCC CTCCACGTGCATACGTTGCGATACCAAAGACTGTCCTGGAATCTATTGTCACAGATGCTTCAGTGAGTCCAATAACAAATGCTGCCTCTGCAAGCGTCCCATTGACTATGGTGATTATAGCGATTTCTCTGAGGTTCA GGACTCCTCAAATGATTCGGAATTGGAATCCTTTGGACATCGTGAGGCTCGTCTCTGCTATATGCGCAAGATTCCaattaactaa
- the LOC6643036 gene encoding DC-STAMP domain-containing protein 2 isoform X2, with product MFKINTLKNCAAWLKSIVELCNTELGTPWQRCQRAADRAMIKCRQKLGIFRPLCYATKIYLAICYPAKIIDVFCSGFWDQSWELLDKIMARYHEFVHHIEQMFDVTITFEHDFYFETNASRNLSDVGEEIIEDIRQRLGPFVLLLGWLDLLCWLMLLTVFIKAIYFYARYMYSRKYQNKYITGSLYWIDRQRQRHGEPTVMPLKRLEKLKYIKINSCRLTRGECFLIAKNTFFMVITCVQLFTICFVDYSLFWLLATMSYYGHQQADLDVPAYIDLEIKGGGFIGDIMRGMANAFRPLTQRSTVTTQHCLPLPREPNYWRYWEILALCIVAWLIGIAEPYALRLRHVIMRCFYPERAHIRALYLHNKILTERVSFFKFARRKARAAFMYQDPEGSIGCLSWLNRFNCCGCCWCLACCFFCCGPRSDLCVVCAKTLSPSTCIRCDTKDCPGIYCHRCFSESNNKCCLCKRPIDYGDYSDFSEVQDSSNDSELESFGHREARLCYMRKIPIN from the exons ATGTTCAAAA TTAATACCTTGAAAAATTGCGCTGCCTGGCTGAAATCAATTGTGGAACTTTGCAACACTGAATTGGGTACACCATGGCAACGTTGCCAGAGGGCAGCCGATCGTGCCATGATCAAATGTCGCCAGAAATTGggaatatttcgccccctttGCTATGCTACGAAAATCTATTTGGCCATCTGCTATCCAGCCAAAATAATTGATGTCTTCTGTTCGGGTTTCTGGGATCAAAGTTGGGAACTGCTAGACAAAATTATGGCAA gataCCATGAGTTTGTCCATCACATTGAGCAAATGTTCGATGTCACTATAACATTTGAACACGATTTCTATTTTGAAACAAATGCCAGCAGAAATCTATCCGATGTGGGTGAAGAGATCATTGAGGATATACGTCAACGCTTGGGACCATTTGTTTTACTCTTGGGTTGGCTGGATCTTCTTTGTTGGCTAATGCTACTCACCGTGTTCATtaa GGCCATATATTTCTATGCACGCTATATGTATAGTCGAAAATATcagaataaatatataactGGATCATTATATTGGATTGATAGGCAAAGGCAACGACATGGTGAGCCAACAGTTATGCCTCTCAAGCGtcttgaaaaattgaaatatatcaAG ATAAATAGTTGTCGTTTAACCCGCGGCGAGTGTTTTTTGATTGCCAAGAATACATTTTTTATGGTCATTACGTGTGTTCAACTTTTTACAATTTGCTTTGTGGATTATAGTCTATTTTGGCTTTTGGCCACAATGTCATATTATGGCCATCAACAGGCCGATTTGGATGTACCTGCCTATATAGATCTGGAGATAAAGGGTGGCGGTTTCATTGGTGATATAATGAGGGGAATGGCCAAtgcatttcgtcctttaacaCAACGAAGTACGGTGACCACTCAGCATTGTTTGCCCCTGCCTAGAGAACCAAATTACTGGAGATATTGGGAAATTCTGGCACTTTGTATTGTGGCCTGGTTAATTGGTATTGCTGAACCATATGCCCTGCGATTGCGTCATGTGATAATGCGTTGTTTCTATCCAGAACGAGCCCATATAAGGGCTCTCTatttgcataataaaatcCTAACGGAAAGAG TTAGTTTCTTTAAGTTCGCGCGACGCAAGGCCAGAGCAGCCTTTATGTATCAAGATCCCGAAGGATCTATTGGTTGTCTCAGTTGGTTAAATCG GTTCAATTGCTGCGGCTGTTGTTGGTGCTTAGCCTGTTGTTTCTTTTGCTGTGGTCCACGAAGTGATCTCTGTGTTGTTTGTGCGAAAACTTTAAGCCC CTCCACGTGCATACGTTGCGATACCAAAGACTGTCCTGGAATCTATTGTCACAGATGCTTCAGTGAGTCCAATAACAAATGCTGCCTCTGCAAGCGTCCCATTGACTATGGTGATTATAGCGATTTCTCTGAGGTTCA GGACTCCTCAAATGATTCGGAATTGGAATCCTTTGGACATCGTGAGGCTCGTCTCTGCTATATGCGCAAGATTCCaattaactaa